A single Rhodothermales bacterium DNA region contains:
- the murD gene encoding UDP-N-acetylmuramoyl-L-alanine--D-glutamate ligase: MIDVSGRPVSIVGAARSGVAAAHLLARAGAQVFLTDRGPVDDTLRASLEAAGVTVESGGHTERALEADFVVISPGVPTTTPLIQTALGNGLAVYSEIEVASWFCRAPIVAVTGSNGKTTTTSLLGYLFAQAGYAAHVAGNIGFPFSDVAMEAKPDEVVVLEVSSFQLDHIDTFRPRVSVVLNITPDHLDRYGYRFEAYAASKFRLFENQGEGDVLVYNIDDPVLAPRAEAAARTGGVTLAGFSLGTRPETGAGLDGTELVLRYGGEEIRLMDKTELALPGRHNLYNALAAAMAARAMDVAPGRIRESLSSFAGVPHRLEFVRELDGVRYINDSKATNVDAVWYALESMTRPVILIAGGRDKGNDYNRIKPLVRDRVRAVIALGESAETVMRELGALAPEAVEATSMADAVETARRLSKPGDVVLLSPACASFDLFKNYEHRGDLFRELVRAQ, from the coding sequence ATGATCGACGTCTCCGGCAGACCTGTTTCCATCGTCGGCGCCGCGCGCAGCGGGGTGGCGGCGGCGCATCTGTTGGCGCGCGCCGGGGCGCAGGTTTTTCTTACGGATCGGGGCCCGGTCGACGACACCCTCCGGGCATCGCTCGAAGCCGCCGGCGTGACCGTCGAGTCCGGCGGCCATACCGAGCGGGCACTCGAGGCCGACTTTGTGGTGATCAGCCCCGGCGTCCCGACGACGACGCCGCTGATCCAGACGGCCCTGGGGAACGGCCTGGCGGTTTACAGCGAGATCGAAGTCGCCAGCTGGTTTTGCCGCGCGCCGATCGTGGCGGTGACCGGCTCGAACGGCAAAACGACGACGACGAGTCTGCTCGGCTATCTCTTTGCGCAGGCCGGCTACGCGGCGCACGTCGCCGGCAACATCGGCTTTCCTTTTTCGGATGTGGCGATGGAGGCGAAACCCGACGAGGTGGTCGTGCTCGAGGTGTCCAGTTTTCAGCTGGATCACATCGACACCTTCCGACCGCGCGTTTCGGTGGTGCTCAACATCACGCCAGACCATCTCGATCGGTACGGCTACCGCTTCGAGGCATACGCCGCCAGCAAATTCCGGCTGTTCGAGAACCAGGGCGAGGGCGATGTCCTGGTCTACAACATCGACGACCCGGTGCTCGCGCCGCGCGCCGAGGCCGCCGCGCGAACCGGCGGAGTTACGCTCGCCGGCTTCAGCCTGGGCACGCGGCCCGAAACCGGCGCCGGCCTGGATGGGACGGAGCTGGTGCTGCGTTATGGCGGCGAGGAGATCCGGCTTATGGATAAGACCGAACTGGCGCTGCCGGGCCGGCACAATCTCTACAACGCGCTCGCGGCCGCGATGGCCGCGCGGGCGATGGACGTAGCGCCCGGGCGCATTCGCGAGAGCCTGTCGAGCTTCGCGGGGGTGCCACACCGGCTGGAGTTCGTGCGCGAGCTGGACGGGGTGCGCTACATCAACGACTCGAAGGCGACCAACGTCGACGCGGTCTGGTACGCGCTCGAGAGCATGACGCGGCCGGTGATCCTCATCGCCGGCGGTCGCGACAAGGGCAATGATTACAACCGCATCAAGCCGCTGGTGCGGGACCGCGTCCGCGCCGTGATCGCGCTCGGCGAGAGCGCGGAGACGGTGATGCGGGAACTGGGAGCGCTGGCTCCCGAGGCGGTCGAGGCCACCTCGATGGCCGACGCGGTCGAGACGGCGCGCAGGCTGTCGAAGCCGGGCGATGTCGTGCTGCTCAGCCCCGCCTGCGCATCGTTCGACCTTTTCAAAAACTACGAGCACCGCGGAGACCTCTTCCGCGAGCTGGTCAGGGCACAGTAA
- a CDS encoding FtsW/RodA/SpoVE family cell cycle protein, translated as MNKRQPKSNAKAAVAALPPLDKYILWVVLGLGAIGVVAVYSAIGFLASSKAEGDVTGLLLRHVVHLGLGIIVMIAFSRIDYHIVARYSRPMLILGTGLVLLVQLIGVSLGGAERALQVGSRMFQPAEIAKVGLLVYMAVLLAKKQTYIESFGRAFTPLFAWIILTVVLIGMEDLSTASIVLLSTVLMCFVARVAVLQLSGLGLVTILLATLFLVSSPARMHRLEEFLGMRLNADGTEQADDLKVEQGYQSRQALIAFAMGGLTGQGPGKSVQRDFLPAPYNDFIFAIIAEEYGMFGAMALLFLFMVLLFRGYLRVARHAPDPLGLIMAVGLTTVVALYGFVHAGVTCGLLPVTGLPMPFVSYGGTSILANGMMMGILLNISRQAK; from the coding sequence ATGAACAAACGGCAACCGAAATCGAATGCGAAAGCCGCCGTCGCCGCGCTGCCTCCGCTGGATAAGTACATCCTGTGGGTGGTGCTGGGACTGGGGGCCATCGGGGTAGTGGCCGTGTATAGCGCCATCGGCTTTCTGGCGAGTTCCAAGGCCGAAGGAGACGTGACGGGATTGCTGCTGCGCCACGTGGTGCACCTGGGGCTCGGCATCATCGTCATGATCGCCTTCAGCCGCATCGACTACCACATCGTGGCGCGCTACAGCCGGCCGATGCTGATCCTGGGCACGGGGCTGGTGCTGCTGGTGCAGCTCATCGGCGTGTCGCTCGGCGGCGCCGAGCGGGCCCTGCAAGTCGGGTCGCGCATGTTCCAGCCGGCGGAGATCGCGAAAGTCGGGCTGCTGGTCTACATGGCGGTCCTGCTGGCCAAAAAACAGACCTATATCGAGAGCTTCGGCCGCGCGTTCACCCCGCTCTTCGCCTGGATCATCCTGACCGTCGTGCTGATCGGCATGGAAGACCTCTCGACGGCGTCGATCGTGCTGCTTTCGACGGTGCTCATGTGTTTCGTGGCGCGCGTGGCCGTGCTACAGCTCAGCGGGCTGGGTCTGGTGACGATCCTGCTCGCGACGCTCTTCCTGGTTTCGTCGCCGGCGCGAATGCATCGCCTCGAAGAGTTTCTCGGGATGCGGCTCAACGCCGACGGCACCGAGCAGGCCGACGACCTCAAGGTGGAGCAAGGCTATCAGTCGCGCCAGGCGCTCATCGCCTTTGCGATGGGTGGGCTGACGGGGCAGGGGCCGGGCAAAAGCGTCCAGCGCGACTTTCTGCCGGCGCCGTACAACGACTTCATCTTTGCGATCATCGCCGAGGAGTACGGGATGTTCGGCGCCATGGCGCTGCTGTTCCTGTTTATGGTGCTGCTCTTTCGAGGATACCTCCGGGTAGCCCGACACGCCCCGGATCCGCTCGGACTGATCATGGCGGTCGGGCTCACCACGGTGGTGGCCCTCTATGGATTCGTCCACGCCGGCGTGACCTGCGGTCTGCTGCCGGTGACGGGGTTGCCGATGCCGTTCGTGTCCTACGGCGGCACCTCGATCCTGGCCAACGGCATGATGATGGGCATCTTGCTCAACATAAGCCGGCAGGCGAAGTGA
- the murG gene encoding undecaprenyldiphospho-muramoylpentapeptide beta-N-acetylglucosaminyltransferase, translating to MKNERAPRVLFAGGGSGGHVYPAIAIADAVRALEPKAAVAFAGTEDRLEWKAVPQAGYAIHPITVQGFHRKQPLRNLGFPFKVTKGFLQSLGLVRAFDPDVVIGTGGYVAGPVLLAARLLGRPIVIQEQNAFPGVTNKLLGKMATTIHLAFPEATRFFDAKRCVISGNPTRGSLVGVDRGEARRFYDLPETARTLLVFGGSLGSAALNAAMEDHLGRLLAEPDVCVIWQTGSLYYERVNARVELHPRLRLLKYIDRMDMAYAAADAVLSRAGAITCSELMITGTPAILVPSPNVAEDHQTPNARSMADAGAARFLPEKELPERLADEALGLLRDDAGRQAMREAMLGLARPDAARAIARQVLDLIHSRCPEAVSRLF from the coding sequence ATGAAAAACGAACGAGCCCCGCGTGTGTTGTTTGCCGGCGGCGGATCCGGAGGCCATGTGTATCCCGCGATCGCCATCGCGGATGCCGTGCGCGCCCTGGAGCCGAAGGCCGCGGTCGCGTTCGCCGGCACGGAAGACCGGCTGGAATGGAAGGCGGTGCCTCAGGCAGGCTACGCCATCCATCCGATCACCGTGCAGGGATTTCATCGGAAACAGCCGCTGCGCAACCTCGGCTTTCCCTTCAAGGTGACGAAGGGGTTTTTGCAAAGCCTGGGTCTGGTGCGTGCCTTCGATCCGGATGTCGTGATCGGCACCGGAGGCTATGTGGCGGGGCCGGTTTTGCTGGCGGCGCGCCTGCTGGGCCGGCCGATCGTGATCCAGGAGCAGAACGCGTTCCCGGGTGTCACGAACAAGCTGCTGGGCAAGATGGCCACGACGATCCATCTCGCTTTTCCGGAGGCCACGCGGTTTTTCGATGCGAAACGGTGCGTCATCAGCGGCAATCCGACACGCGGTTCGCTCGTCGGCGTCGACCGCGGCGAGGCGCGACGCTTCTACGACCTTCCCGAAACGGCGCGCACGCTGCTCGTTTTCGGCGGATCGCTGGGCAGCGCCGCGCTGAACGCGGCCATGGAAGACCATCTGGGCCGGCTGCTGGCCGAGCCCGATGTCTGCGTGATCTGGCAGACGGGCTCGCTCTACTACGAGCGGGTGAACGCGCGCGTCGAACTGCATCCGCGGCTGCGGCTGCTCAAATACATCGACCGCATGGATATGGCCTACGCCGCCGCCGACGCGGTGCTGTCGCGGGCCGGCGCGATCACCTGTAGCGAACTGATGATCACCGGCACGCCGGCGATTCTGGTGCCTTCGCCGAATGTGGCGGAGGATCATCAGACCCCCAACGCGCGCAGCATGGCGGATGCCGGCGCCGCGCGCTTCCTGCCGGAAAAAGAACTCCCTGAACGCCTCGCCGACGAGGCGCTCGGGCTGCTCCGCGACGACGCCGGCCGGCAGGCCATGCGCGAGGCCATGCTCGGCCTGGCGCGGCCCGACGCCGCGCGCGCCATCGCGAGGCAGGTACTCGACCTCATACACTCCCGTTGCCCCGAGGCGGTTAGCCGTTTGTTTTGA
- the murC gene encoding UDP-N-acetylmuramate--L-alanine ligase encodes MKHALDTDRTERRRQPFLGRIRRVHMVGIGGIGMSSIAEVLLSRGYAVTGSDMKKSEITEHLETLGATIYEGHEATQVEGADVVVYSSAVHPAGNPETQEAERLRIPMISRAVMLGELMRMKFGIGIAGTHGKTTTTTLAGLVVAEAGFDPTIIVGGKVASFGSNAVAGEGDIIVIEADEYDRTFLRLTPSLAVITNIDADHLDIYEDLADIQNAFVTYANSVPFFGAAILCLDDSHVQEIIGRIDRRIVTYGTARQADIRAENARQEGLENRFEVFRGKERLGEVVIKAPGQHNIQNALAAIAVGVELDIPFDRIREGLARFTGVQRRFQVLGEAQGILVVDDYAHHPTEVRATLRAASAGWPDRRIVAVFQPHLYSRTRDCKDDFARAFFDADVLVLTEIFGARESPIPGVDGQSVADLAAEYGHRDVHFEPDLEALIERLHGIVRKGDVVITMGAGNIWRYGRRLLEALQQAS; translated from the coding sequence TTGAAACACGCATTGGACACAGATCGCACGGAACGCCGGCGCCAGCCCTTTCTGGGGCGGATCCGGCGCGTCCATATGGTGGGCATCGGCGGTATCGGGATGAGCTCGATCGCGGAGGTACTCCTCAGCCGCGGGTACGCGGTGACGGGGTCCGACATGAAGAAGAGCGAGATCACCGAGCACCTCGAAACGCTCGGCGCCACCATCTACGAAGGCCATGAGGCCACCCAGGTGGAAGGCGCCGATGTGGTGGTGTATTCGTCCGCCGTCCATCCCGCCGGCAATCCCGAGACGCAGGAGGCGGAACGCCTCCGCATCCCCATGATCTCCCGCGCCGTGATGCTCGGAGAGCTGATGCGGATGAAATTCGGCATCGGCATCGCCGGCACGCACGGGAAAACGACGACGACCACGCTTGCGGGGCTCGTCGTGGCCGAGGCCGGCTTCGACCCAACGATCATCGTCGGCGGCAAGGTGGCGTCGTTCGGGTCGAATGCGGTGGCCGGCGAGGGCGATATCATCGTCATCGAAGCCGACGAATACGACCGGACCTTCCTCCGCCTCACGCCTTCCCTCGCGGTGATCACGAATATCGACGCGGACCATCTGGACATCTACGAGGATCTCGCCGACATCCAGAACGCCTTCGTCACCTACGCCAACAGCGTCCCGTTTTTCGGGGCGGCGATTCTGTGTCTGGACGACTCGCACGTGCAGGAAATCATCGGCCGGATCGACCGCCGCATCGTCACCTACGGCACGGCGCGGCAGGCCGACATCCGGGCCGAAAACGCCCGGCAGGAAGGGCTGGAAAACCGGTTCGAGGTCTTCCGGGGCAAGGAGCGGCTGGGCGAGGTGGTGATCAAGGCGCCCGGTCAGCACAACATTCAGAATGCGCTGGCAGCCATCGCGGTGGGCGTCGAGTTGGATATCCCGTTCGACCGGATACGGGAGGGGCTGGCGCGTTTCACCGGCGTGCAGCGCCGCTTCCAGGTGCTCGGCGAGGCGCAGGGTATCCTGGTGGTGGACGACTACGCGCACCACCCGACGGAGGTGCGCGCCACGCTGCGCGCGGCGAGCGCCGGCTGGCCGGACCGGCGCATCGTGGCCGTCTTTCAGCCGCATCTGTATTCCCGTACGCGGGACTGCAAGGACGATTTCGCCCGCGCATTTTTTGACGCGGACGTCCTGGTCCTGACAGAAATCTTCGGGGCGCGCGAATCGCCGATCCCCGGCGTGGACGGGCAGTCGGTGGCCGACCTCGCCGCGGAATACGGGCATCGCGATGTCCACTTCGAGCCGGATCTCGAAGCGCTCATCGAACGGCTGCACGGCATCGTCCGGAAGGGGGATGTCGTGATCACCATGGGCGCCGGCAACATCTGGCGTTACGGCAGACGGTTACTGGAGGCCTTGCAGCAGGCTTCCTGA
- a CDS encoding FtsQ-type POTRA domain-containing protein codes for MKNDKRSPRRGGGSRPKPERPRSRPAARPRAKSAAPDRAKRLTIPIVSFLLVVLLTVVGWSWKSQLHVRDVVVIGARHTPVDSLIAIAAVDSGAVFFDIDTHAIADRIARLPWIEEARVYRGADMTIKIDVHERTPALMAVDASGKPTRFIDAGGYQMPYVRGHGYDVPLLKGLKEPFIAGAPTENPALLELADVVSRVDETTDALLSEFELADDGGVLLYTTPKPGRGAIQVGMGTGGFERKLSRLQAFWDQEVLAQREKHFEWIDLRFDSQIITRERTLTQ; via the coding sequence ATGAAAAACGATAAACGAAGTCCGCGTCGTGGCGGCGGGTCCCGGCCGAAACCGGAACGACCGCGGTCCCGGCCGGCGGCGAGGCCGCGCGCGAAGAGCGCCGCGCCGGATCGGGCGAAGCGCCTGACGATACCGATCGTCTCGTTTCTGCTCGTCGTCCTGCTGACCGTGGTCGGCTGGTCGTGGAAATCGCAGTTGCACGTGCGCGACGTCGTGGTGATCGGAGCCCGCCACACCCCGGTCGATTCGCTCATCGCGATCGCCGCGGTCGATTCGGGCGCCGTGTTTTTCGATATCGACACGCACGCCATCGCCGACCGGATCGCGCGGCTTCCCTGGATCGAGGAGGCGCGGGTGTATCGCGGGGCGGACATGACGATCAAGATCGACGTGCACGAGCGCACGCCGGCGCTTATGGCGGTCGACGCCTCGGGCAAACCGACCCGATTCATCGACGCCGGCGGCTATCAGATGCCGTACGTCCGGGGCCACGGGTACGATGTGCCGCTGCTGAAAGGGCTGAAAGAGCCGTTCATCGCCGGCGCGCCGACCGAAAACCCGGCGCTGCTGGAACTGGCCGATGTGGTGTCGCGCGTCGACGAAACGACTGACGCCCTGCTCTCGGAATTCGAGTTGGCCGACGATGGCGGCGTGTTGCTTTACACGACACCGAAGCCGGGCCGCGGCGCCATCCAGGTCGGGATGGGCACCGGCGGATTCGAGCGCAAGCTGTCCCGGCTCCAGGCCTTCTGGGACCAGGAGGTGCTGGCGCAGCGCGAAAAACATTTTGAGTGGATTGACCTCCGTTTTGACAGTCAGATCATCACCAGGGAACGTACCCTGACCCAATAA
- the ftsA gene encoding cell division protein FtsA, translating to MDGEIVVGLDIGTTKICAVLAAEDDLEGIHILGVGVAESEGLNRGVVVNIDKTVAGIREAIEKAERAAGVTVRNVIVGIAGDHVQSFQSRGVITTHRDGEITERDVQRLLEDTTHVAMPADREILHVLPQEFIVDGQDGVVDPVGMNGVRLEANVHIVTGLVSAARNIYRCVEKAGYTVADIVLEPLASSYSVLHQDEKEVGVALIDIGGGTTDIAVFEDKTIRHTGVIAVAGNKVTDDIRKGLGLMKDQAEQLKKQYGTAIVDMNVPDETIAIPGIGGRTEKTISRSALTQIIQPRLEEILEIAGIEIKRSGYARHLGAGVVLTGGGSMVPGTAALAAEVLGVEARVGIPTGLGGGMVKEVSDPKYATAVGLVLYGLRPNLMGREFLAQKERWSAGNAHAHGEESGARRIVERMTRWFQEL from the coding sequence ATGGATGGAGAAATCGTAGTCGGCCTCGATATCGGCACGACCAAGATCTGCGCTGTGCTCGCGGCGGAGGATGACCTCGAAGGCATCCATATCCTCGGCGTGGGCGTGGCGGAATCCGAAGGGCTGAACCGCGGCGTCGTCGTCAACATCGACAAGACGGTGGCGGGGATTCGCGAGGCCATCGAGAAGGCCGAACGCGCCGCCGGCGTGACCGTGCGCAACGTGATCGTCGGCATCGCCGGCGACCACGTGCAGAGCTTCCAGAGCCGCGGCGTGATCACCACGCACCGCGACGGGGAGATCACCGAGCGCGACGTGCAGCGTCTGCTCGAGGATACGACCCATGTCGCCATGCCGGCCGACCGCGAGATCCTCCACGTGCTGCCGCAGGAATTCATCGTCGACGGCCAGGACGGCGTCGTCGATCCCGTCGGGATGAACGGCGTCCGCCTCGAGGCGAACGTCCACATCGTGACCGGGCTCGTCTCGGCGGCGCGCAACATCTACCGGTGCGTCGAGAAGGCCGGCTACACCGTGGCCGACATCGTGCTCGAGCCGCTGGCGTCGTCCTACTCGGTCCTGCATCAGGACGAGAAGGAAGTCGGCGTCGCGCTGATCGATATCGGCGGCGGGACGACGGACATCGCCGTGTTCGAGGACAAGACGATCCGCCATACCGGCGTGATCGCGGTGGCCGGCAACAAGGTGACCGACGACATCCGGAAGGGTCTCGGGTTGATGAAGGACCAGGCTGAGCAGCTCAAGAAGCAGTACGGCACGGCCATCGTCGACATGAACGTCCCGGACGAGACGATCGCGATCCCGGGCATCGGCGGCCGGACCGAAAAGACGATCAGCCGCAGCGCGCTCACGCAGATCATCCAGCCCCGACTGGAAGAGATCCTCGAGATCGCCGGCATCGAGATCAAGCGCAGCGGCTATGCGCGTCACCTGGGCGCCGGCGTGGTGCTGACGGGCGGCGGCTCGATGGTGCCCGGCACGGCGGCGCTCGCGGCCGAAGTGCTCGGCGTCGAGGCGCGCGTCGGGATCCCGACCGGTCTCGGCGGCGGCATGGTCAAGGAAGTCAGCGACCCGAAATACGCCACGGCGGTCGGTCTCGTGCTCTACGGGCTGCGTCCCAACCTCATGGGGCGCGAATTCCTGGCCCAGAAGGAGCGCTGGTCGGCCGGCAACGCGCATGCGCACGGCGAGGAGTCCGGCGCGCGCCGCATCGTCGAACGCATGACCCGGTGGTTCCAGGAACTTTGA
- the ftsZ gene encoding cell division protein FtsZ: MENIISSRFAFDDDASEGPKIAVIGVGGGGGNAINNMVAKGINGVDFISINTDKQALDVNRAEVKIQAGVSLTKGLGAGARPVKGAEAVEESRSEIEQLLRGYEMVFITAGMGGGTGTGGAPVVSAIARKLGILTVAIVTKPFECEGRRRMESAGAGIELLREQVDTLIIIPNERLLDIAEPHTSMIEAFEKADDVLLNATRGISDLITVHGLINLDFADVETTMKNGGTALMGAATASGENRAERAAIEAISSPLLDGVSIAGARNALVNITAGRNLGIHEATTATSIIQREAGDDVEVIFGTVIDEDMGDSLRVTVIATGFDKQRKPSAGPAAPQRRSSPLEQENTVNYPNYKGEDNLRQLDIPAFERRQPGPPRMANPIELSDDADAANRIKRLQSDDVRERRERIGKGNTDVPAFLRKMID; encoded by the coding sequence ATGGAAAATATCATCAGCTCACGATTCGCGTTCGATGACGACGCGAGCGAAGGCCCGAAAATCGCCGTCATCGGCGTTGGCGGCGGTGGCGGCAACGCGATCAACAACATGGTCGCGAAAGGCATCAACGGTGTCGATTTTATTTCGATAAACACCGATAAACAGGCGCTCGACGTCAACCGGGCCGAGGTGAAAATCCAGGCCGGCGTCAGCCTGACCAAAGGGCTCGGCGCGGGCGCGCGCCCGGTCAAGGGGGCGGAGGCCGTCGAGGAGAGCCGTTCGGAAATCGAACAGCTGCTCCGGGGTTACGAGATGGTGTTCATCACCGCCGGCATGGGCGGCGGCACCGGCACGGGAGGCGCGCCCGTCGTGTCCGCCATCGCCCGCAAGCTGGGTATCCTGACGGTGGCCATCGTCACCAAACCCTTCGAGTGCGAGGGGCGCCGGCGCATGGAGTCCGCGGGAGCCGGCATCGAGCTGCTCCGCGAGCAGGTCGACACGCTGATCATCATCCCGAACGAACGGCTGCTCGACATCGCCGAGCCGCACACGAGCATGATCGAGGCCTTCGAGAAGGCCGACGACGTGCTGCTGAACGCGACGCGCGGTATCAGCGACCTGATCACGGTGCACGGCCTGATCAACCTCGACTTCGCGGACGTGGAGACGACGATGAAAAACGGCGGCACCGCCCTGATGGGCGCGGCCACGGCGTCGGGCGAGAACCGCGCGGAACGCGCGGCCATCGAGGCGATCTCGAGCCCGCTGCTGGACGGCGTCTCGATCGCCGGCGCGCGCAACGCGCTGGTCAACATCACGGCCGGCCGCAACCTCGGCATCCACGAAGCCACGACGGCGACGAGCATCATCCAGCGCGAGGCCGGCGACGACGTGGAAGTCATCTTCGGTACCGTGATTGACGAGGATATGGGCGACAGCCTCCGCGTGACGGTCATCGCCACGGGCTTCGACAAGCAGCGCAAGCCGTCGGCCGGGCCGGCCGCTCCGCAGCGCCGCAGCTCGCCGCTCGAGCAGGAAAACACGGTCAACTACCCGAACTACAAGGGTGAAGACAACCTGCGTCAGCTCGATATCCCGGCGTTCGAGCGCCGGCAACCCGGACCGCCGCGCATGGCCAATCCGATCGAACTGTCGGACGACGCCGATGCCGCGAACCGCATCAAGCGGCTGCAGAGCGACGACGTCCGCGAGCGCCGCGAACGCATCGGCAAAGGCAACACCGATGTGCCGGCGTTCCTCCGCAAGATGATCGATTAA
- a CDS encoding BamA/TamA family outer membrane protein, with product MLYRLALIALGLSLYLASGTPARAQRSASADTAAAGEVVKRSWVALPSLFYSPRTKIGGGGSVRFFPERLRGERPSVIQASVVYTQRKQTIVTFSPDLFFDHDRWRAFGTLLYFNFPDRFYGIGNDQALSESETYTSRVASALVGGEHEIAPGFRVGLMGWVRRENLVDLEADGVLASGALLGSERNWIVGPGAFVRWDTRDDLFYPSRGTYVRLSWMVFDPVFGSDFQFSRTGFDVRRFWSLGWDQILAVQLQGLGVAGGAPFQMFPEIGGSELLRGYAQGRYKDRLMLALQAEYRLWVWGPVGFTVFGAAADVQPDARSLVTDPFILSGGAGFRFLMNDQGVNFRIDMAWGRDGRAFYFSVGEAF from the coding sequence ATGCTTTACCGGTTGGCGCTCATCGCGCTTGGTCTGTCCCTGTATCTGGCTTCCGGCACGCCGGCGAGGGCCCAGCGATCCGCATCGGCCGATACGGCGGCGGCCGGCGAGGTCGTCAAACGGAGCTGGGTTGCCCTGCCGAGCCTGTTTTATTCGCCGCGCACCAAGATCGGCGGCGGCGGGTCGGTTCGCTTTTTTCCGGAACGTTTGCGCGGCGAACGGCCGTCCGTGATCCAGGCCTCGGTGGTCTATACACAGCGAAAACAGACCATCGTGACGTTTTCCCCGGACCTGTTTTTCGATCACGACCGGTGGCGCGCGTTCGGGACGCTGCTTTATTTCAACTTTCCCGATCGCTTTTACGGCATCGGCAACGATCAGGCCCTGAGCGAGAGCGAAACCTACACGTCACGCGTGGCCAGCGCCCTGGTCGGGGGCGAACATGAGATAGCGCCGGGGTTCCGGGTCGGGCTGATGGGATGGGTGCGGCGCGAAAACCTGGTCGATCTCGAGGCGGACGGCGTGCTCGCTTCCGGCGCCTTGCTGGGGAGCGAGCGAAACTGGATCGTCGGGCCGGGCGCTTTCGTGCGGTGGGACACGCGCGACGATCTGTTCTATCCGTCGCGGGGCACCTATGTGCGGCTGTCCTGGATGGTGTTTGATCCGGTGTTCGGGAGCGACTTTCAGTTCAGCCGGACGGGTTTCGACGTGCGGCGCTTCTGGTCGCTCGGCTGGGATCAGATCCTCGCCGTGCAGTTGCAGGGGCTCGGCGTCGCCGGCGGGGCGCCGTTTCAGATGTTCCCCGAGATCGGGGGCAGCGAGCTGCTCCGGGGCTATGCGCAGGGGCGGTACAAGGATCGGTTGATGCTGGCGTTGCAGGCGGAATACCGGCTGTGGGTGTGGGGACCGGTCGGCTTCACGGTGTTCGGCGCGGCCGCCGACGTACAGCCGGATGCTCGCAGCCTGGTGACGGATCCGTTCATCCTGTCGGGCGGCGCCGGATTTCGCTTCCTGATGAACGATCAGGGCGTCAACTTCCGCATCGACATGGCCTGGGGGCGCGACGGGCGCGCGTTCTACTTCTCGGTAGGCGAGGCGTTTTGA